Proteins from a genomic interval of Kitasatospora herbaricolor:
- a CDS encoding chaplin encodes MEKTVKDLRKALVLAGAAAALVLGSAGAASASSTAEGVAVGSPGILSGNVIQIPIHIPINACGNSVNVLGALNPAFGNVCINEG; translated from the coding sequence ATGGAGAAGACCGTGAAAGACCTCCGCAAGGCTCTCGTTCTCGCCGGTGCCGCCGCCGCGCTCGTGCTCGGATCGGCCGGCGCCGCGAGCGCCTCGTCCACCGCAGAGGGCGTCGCCGTCGGGTCGCCGGGCATCCTGTCCGGCAATGTCATCCAGATCCCGATCCACATCCCGATCAACGCCTGCGGCAACAGCGTCAACGTGCTGGGCGCGCTGAACCCTGCGTTCGGCAACGTCTGCATCAACGAGGGCTGA
- a CDS encoding MarR family winged helix-turn-helix transcriptional regulator: protein MKYGDEESRTMADEQGFGSSDVLVDELFATTQQLRIFVDGRLREHGASVARLRALRVLARTGEPLRMRDLSDLLGNAPRTTTTIVDSLERDGLVERVRHPEDRRAFLLALTDLGALHYREAEELDGAALAVATGTLAPAEREQLRALLGRIRQAVAGGTE, encoded by the coding sequence ATGAAGTACGGGGACGAGGAGAGTCGCACCATGGCGGACGAACAGGGCTTTGGCAGCAGCGATGTTCTGGTGGACGAACTGTTCGCCACCACCCAGCAGTTGCGGATCTTCGTCGACGGCCGGCTGCGCGAGCACGGGGCGTCGGTGGCCCGGCTGAGGGCCCTGCGGGTGCTGGCCAGGACGGGAGAACCGCTGCGGATGCGGGACCTCAGCGACCTGCTCGGCAACGCCCCGCGCACCACGACCACCATCGTGGACAGCCTGGAGCGCGACGGTCTGGTCGAGCGGGTCCGCCATCCGGAGGACCGGCGGGCCTTCCTGCTCGCCCTCACCGACCTGGGTGCACTGCACTACCGCGAGGCGGAGGAGCTGGACGGGGCCGCGCTGGCCGTCGCCACCGGCACCCTGGCGCCGGCCGAACGCGAGCAGCTCCGGGCGCTGCTGGGCCGGATCCGGCAGGCGGTGGCCGGCGGTACGGAGTGA